GATCAATTTTTTAAGAAATAATTAGCGATTAAATTATGTTACATCCAAGAAAAGAAAGAACCTTTGTGATTTTAAAACCCGATGCCGTGCAAAGAGGTCTGATTGGCGACGTTATCTGTCGTCTAGAAAAAACAGGATTAAAATTAATAGCCTTAAAAATGATTATCGCTACCGAAGATCAATTATGGCGACATTATCAGAAAGACGAACAATGGTTTACTAGCAAAGGACAAAGAATATTAGAAGAGAGAAAGGCTGCTGGTTTACCAATAGAAAAAGAGGCCCGGGAGTATGGTAAGGATATTGTTCAAGCACTGGTAAAGTTTATGAGTTGCGGTCCAATAGTGCCGATGATTTGGGAAGGAAATCAAGCGGCCGGCATCGTCAAAAAAATAATTGGTTCAACAGAGCCTTTAACATCAGACAGTGGAACGATTCGCGGTGACTATACTTTGGACTCTTATGAGATAGCAAGTTTGGATAATAGAGCTGTTCGTAATTTAGTGCACTGTTCTGATCCGGCCAGTGATGCTTTGCGCGAAATTCCCATTTGGTTTAGCGAAAATGAGATTTTGAATTATCGTTTAATTGCCGAGCAAATTTTATACGACATTAATTTAGACGGTATCAAGGAATAAATAAAATTATTTCAGTTAATTCAATTTACTTAATTAAATTGAATTGTTTTAGCTTTATTTGACAGTCCGTAGCCCACTGTTTATAATAAAAGTACTCTAATCATTTCTGTAGATTGAAGCTCTACAACCTTCTTTATTAGGGAGTTCGCGTGAATTCTGACCGTGGTCAAAATTCTAGGGCACCCAGCGGCAATAATGATTATCAAATTTGGCTGAATGCTGGAACGATCCAACTAAAGCACAAAATTGATAAACTAGCCCGGATGTTATTAGGGAACTTCTAATT
The genomic region above belongs to Candidatus Komeilibacteria bacterium CG_4_10_14_0_2_um_filter_37_10 and contains:
- a CDS encoding nucleoside-diphosphate kinase (catalyzes the formation of nucleoside triphosphate from ATP and nucleoside diphosphate), which gives rise to MLHPRKERTFVILKPDAVQRGLIGDVICRLEKTGLKLIALKMIIATEDQLWRHYQKDEQWFTSKGQRILEERKAAGLPIEKEAREYGKDIVQALVKFMSCGPIVPMIWEGNQAAGIVKKIIGSTEPLTSDSGTIRGDYTLDSYEIASLDNRAVRNLVHCSDPASDALREIPIWFSENEILNYRLIAEQILYDINLDGIKE